Genomic DNA from Marinobacter sp. LV10MA510-1:
AACCGCCGTCCGCTTGGCGGCAACAATGACAACATCACGCATGAGCATTCTCCATTTTTAGCATGCGGGCGACAGATTTGCCGCGCCTAGGTGAAACTGTTCACAGTGTAGCCCTTTGACTGGCGAGCACCAACCGCTTAGTGCGCGACGGATTTAATGCTTTTGTATGACATTGCGGATGGCCTCCAGCCTGCACTGGTCCATAGCCTGACCCAGTTCCGGCCCACGGTAACCTCGGGCTAGTAAGGTTTTGGCTTGCACGCCCGCAGCCGCCTGCGCCGAATCTGCAAGCTGTTGCAGGGCGAGCTGCTGTAAACGCAGGTCGGGGCCGTTTTGAAGAGGCAAGGTAACGCGTAACAGTTGCAGCGCTTCTTGCAGGCGCTCGGGCCGGCGCCAGGCGTCCGCGGCGTTAAGCGCTTCCAGCAGCTGCTCGGGCAGGTCATTTTGGTTGTCAGTGTTGTTCATGCAGGATGAGCCGCGGAGAGTGCCGGCCAGGGTGGCAAGCTCTTGGCAAGCTTTTGGAGCCTTAAGCAAAGCCACTCGGTTACTGGTCTGTGCACTTGAAAGCGGCAGTAACAACGCGGCAACTCGTTGTGCTGTGTTGGCGTCGGGTAAGTTTTGATGTAATTGCTGCAGGGCGTTCAGGGCCTGCTGGCGTACTGGCTGCGCGGCAAATTCCGGCAGTAGTTCAATCAGCGCGCCACAACTGTGCAGCACATCAAAAAACGTCACCGGAGAAGCCTCGTGCAAGGCGCGCTGAAGCTCTTGCCATACCCGCTCAGGCACCAGGTGGCCGACTTCGCCGGCGTCGGTCATGGCCTGCATCAATTGCAGAGTGTCGGGATGGACTTCGAAACCTTCGGGCGCGAAGCGGGCGGCAAAACGTGCGGTGCGCAGAATGCGCAGAGGGTCTTCTGCAAAAGCTTCGGAAACGTGGCGCAACAGACGGTCTTGAAGATCCTGCCGACCGCCGAAAGGGTCAATAATCTCGCCGCTTTCGGCCTGCGCCATGGCATTAACAGTCAGATCACGGCGTTTCAGGTCTTCTTCGAGGGTTACGTCGGGTGCGCTGTACACCGTGAACCCGTGGTAGCCATGGCCTTGCTTGCGCTCGGTGCGCGCCAGCGCGTACTCCTCGTGGGTATGGGGGTGCAGGAACACCGGGAAATCAGCGCCCACCTGGCGAAAACCTTGTGCTAGCAAGGCTTCGGGCGTAGCGCCCACCACCACCCAGTCGCGGTCTTTAACTGGCAGGCCCAGCAGTTGATCGCGCACTGCGCCGCCAACCAGGTAGATGTCCATAAAGGTCCCCATAATATCGAGAAGTTGTGGCGCAGATTAGGCCAGAAGCCGCTGCCACACAAGCCGCTGCCGGTTACGCCGACGCGGCGGTCTTTTGCCGTTTACACTGGGGATATTTAAGCGTTTGCGTAAAAATGCAAGTTGAGTCAGTGTCTTGCATAACCTGGCCCGATTCTTTCATATAACAGCCAAACCGCATTTTCGGAGATTAGTAATGACACTTCGCGTTATATCCGCGTTACTGGTGCTGTTGATGACGACAGCTTGCGCGCCCACGGGACAGCACGGCCGCAACGCAGACGCTAACCGCTTCGCGCCGATTACCCTGCGGGTTAGCGGCTATGGCACCTATGAAGACGCCACAAAAGACCGGTTGGACACGCGCAAGCGCCTGATGGCGCGCAGGGCCTCCCAGCTTGATGCCTATCGCAATCTGGCGGAACGGGTTTACGGTACGGTGGTTTACGGTGGTTTACGGCGGTGCGACGGTGAACGATTTTGTGCTGCAGAACGATGATTTTCGAGCCTACGTTGACAGCTATTTGCGCGGTATGAAAACCGTATCTGTGAACGAACACAGTGACGGCGTTGTGGAAACGGTCGTCGAATTGAAACTGGAGCCACGCTTTCGCCAGTGCGTTGCATGTGTGCCCGACACCCAGGTTGCCCGTTATTGCTCGTTACCCTTACCCCGCGAAAATGACAGTGCCAGCGATGTTCGCAGCGGCAACACCGATTCTCTTTACTACCTGGATTAAGCGATGACTGCTTGCTACCGAAGGTTACAGCAATGTATTTCAATCGCCGCTGCCTGTGCTCTGGCACTGATTTTTGCCAGCCAGCCGCTGCTGGCCGCAGTTGTTGAGGGCGTAGGCCATGCCAGCATTCACAATGGTGATATTGATAGCGCCCGCGCCCTGGCACGGCAGGCGGCTATGCGCGATATGGCACTGCAATACGACGCCCGCATCAGTAACAGCGACACGGTTGAAAATGGTGTACTAATCAGTTCGCGCTTGCGCGTTACCAGCGATGTCAGCGCCCGCAATGTGCAGGTGGTGGATGAGTTTCGCAGCGGCCAGCTGTTGCGGCTGACCCTGCGCGCAGAAATGACCGCCCAGCAAAGCAGTTGCGGTAAAGGTGCGGCGTCCACGTTAAAAAAGCGCGTGGCGATTACCGGGTTTCCATTGTTGTACCCTGACCACGCCCGCGTTGGGCGCCTGGATGATGCTGGTGAAATGCTGCCGCAACAGTTACAGGCCCGTTTGCGTAACGCCGGCAGCGTGCAGGTTCTTTCG
This window encodes:
- a CDS encoding multifunctional CCA tRNA nucleotidyl transferase/2'3'-cyclic phosphodiesterase/2'nucleotidase/phosphatase gives rise to the protein MDIYLVGGAVRDQLLGLPVKDRDWVVVGATPEALLAQGFRQVGADFPVFLHPHTHEEYALARTERKQGHGYHGFTVYSAPDVTLEEDLKRRDLTVNAMAQAESGEIIDPFGGRQDLQDRLLRHVSEAFAEDPLRILRTARFAARFAPEGFEVHPDTLQLMQAMTDAGEVGHLVPERVWQELQRALHEASPVTFFDVLHSCGALIELLPEFAAQPVRQQALNALQQLHQNLPDANTAQRVAALLLPLSSAQTSNRVALLKAPKACQELATLAGTLRGSSCMNNTDNQNDLPEQLLEALNAADAWRRPERLQEALQLLRVTLPLQNGPDLRLQQLALQQLADSAQAAAGVQAKTLLARGYRGPELGQAMDQCRLEAIRNVIQKH
- a CDS encoding LPP20 family lipoprotein; amino-acid sequence: MLQNDDFRAYVDSYLRGMKTVSVNEHSDGVVETVVELKLEPRFRQCVACVPDTQVARYCSLPLPRENDSASDVRSGNTDSLYYLD